Proteins from a genomic interval of Verrucomicrobiota bacterium:
- a CDS encoding peptidase U32 family protein: protein MRVKRVELLAPAGCYPSLKAAIDAGADAIYYGLAQLNMRSRARRSFQKADQEEILKRCRGRGIRGYLTLNTILYEHDLVMARKMLEDAAAHGVDGVIVSDMAAIQIANELDLEVHISTQLSISNYQSFKFYSKFSDRIVLARELSLPMIKKISDQIEAEDLRGPSGRLMEIEAFAHGALCIAMSGRCGMSLFTSNASANRGACEQNCRKEYVVTDAETGKRLKVDNNFIMSPNDISTIDFLDEVVEAGINVLKIEGRGRAPEYVYTVITAYRRALQAIEDGKYSKAFVEELHKDLQSVYNRGLSSGYYLGREQGWSAAYGSKATHRKMFIGKISKYLSKLGVIEVRGAATELAVGDAYTIIGHTTGVIKGEVIEIRVDDTPVEKVNGSQTIFSLKVEDKVRVGDQLYLLRPIEEVVHAGN from the coding sequence ATGAGAGTTAAACGAGTAGAGTTACTTGCCCCAGCGGGATGCTATCCTTCGCTCAAAGCTGCAATTGATGCGGGAGCGGATGCGATCTATTATGGTCTAGCTCAGCTCAATATGCGCTCTAGAGCCCGTCGGTCATTTCAAAAAGCCGACCAGGAAGAGATTCTTAAGAGGTGTAGGGGTCGAGGTATTCGTGGGTACCTCACGTTGAATACGATTTTATATGAGCATGATTTAGTCATGGCTCGCAAAATGCTCGAAGACGCAGCCGCTCATGGGGTCGATGGAGTTATTGTCTCTGATATGGCAGCCATTCAAATAGCCAATGAATTGGATTTAGAAGTTCATATCTCTACTCAGTTATCCATTTCAAACTATCAGTCTTTTAAGTTTTATTCAAAGTTCAGTGATCGCATTGTTTTGGCCAGGGAGTTAAGCTTGCCAATGATTAAAAAGATCAGTGATCAGATAGAGGCAGAGGATTTAAGAGGGCCTTCTGGACGATTGATGGAGATCGAAGCTTTTGCTCACGGAGCATTATGCATTGCAATGTCCGGGAGATGTGGGATGTCTCTTTTCACCTCTAACGCTTCGGCTAATCGCGGTGCTTGCGAGCAAAATTGCCGAAAAGAATATGTGGTTACAGACGCAGAAACGGGTAAACGGCTAAAAGTTGATAATAATTTTATTATGTCTCCTAATGATATCTCTACGATTGATTTTCTAGATGAGGTGGTTGAGGCAGGTATCAATGTGCTGAAGATTGAAGGCAGGGGAAGAGCTCCGGAATATGTTTACACTGTGATTACGGCATACCGTCGTGCATTGCAAGCCATAGAAGATGGTAAATATAGTAAGGCTTTTGTAGAGGAGCTCCATAAGGATTTGCAAAGTGTCTACAATAGAGGGCTTTCTTCAGGTTATTATCTCGGACGTGAGCAAGGTTGGTCTGCAGCATATGGATCTAAGGCAACACACAGAAAGATGTTTATTGGAAAAATCAGCAAGTATCTCAGCAAGCTTGGAGTGATAGAGGTTCGGGGCGCCGCAACTGAGTTGGCTGTTGGGGATGCCTACACCATCATAGGTCATACAACGGGTGTCATCAAAGGTGAAGTCATAGAGATTCGTGTTGATGATACCCCAGTTGAAAAAGTCAATGGCTCGCAAACTATTTTCAGCCTGAAAGTCGAGGATAAAGTTAGAGTGGGAGATCAGCTATATCTATTAAGACCCATTGAGGAGGTCGTTCATGCTGGAAATTAG